The following coding sequences are from one Leptolyngbya sp. NIES-3755 window:
- a CDS encoding signal transduction histidine kinase with CheB and CheR activity (similar to AA sequence:cyanobase_aa:Ava_0314), with amino-acid sequence MPSKRSKKSQPNSSEGKVSVNNPQNPHDKSFPVVGIGASAGGLDAFTQLLNHLPIDTGMAFVIIQHMPADQISALSEILARSTQMPVQEAQDGMTIAPDQVYVIPPNASLTIAQGVLKLTPRPTQKSVFMSVDAFLLSLAEERGNKAIAVILSGADSDGTRGLEAVKAAGGITFAQCRETAQVESMPNTAIATGEVDFELPPEQIAQKLVEISHCSYLADEMPVESQVSPVAPDAQQALTVIFNLLKRTSGVDFTHYKQTTLSRRFQRRMVLYKLERLEDYAGYLQSNPAEVMALYQDCLIHVTSFFRDADSFEMLKTLVFPVITKDKSPGTPLRVWVAGCSTGEEAYSIAICLLEFLADQVPRVPIQIYATDISESAIEHARNGIYSPSQVADVSPGRLHQFFVKVEGGYQISRSVRELCVFARQNLVGDPPFSRLDLITCRNVLIYLGNALQKKLLPVFHYGLRPSGFLMLGTSETVGDFIDLFTLRDKKNKIYSKKATSTRPAIELTSSSYASKIINPQPLAPDHFPNDLELQREADRIVLHQYAPAGVVINQDLEILQFRGQTSPYLEPAPGRASLNLLRMTKDPLRRELQSMIHQAKQQNLPMKRDGLQVRNGDRFRQVTIRVTPFRVRDTQECFLVLFEDASIVEVPVVESPSPNRKTREAQEIARLKQELATSREHLQSIIEEQQATNQDLRAANEEILSSNEELQSANEELETAKEEIQATNEELNTVNDELRRRTQEATQVSNDLQNLLNSIHIPILMLGADLQIRQFTPVMEGIFNLISTDIGRPLSDITNKLNVPNLEQQILEVIRTLNLRTQEIQDRDGHWYHLRIRPYRTIDNKIDGAVLVLIDIDDLKRSNAQLMEARDYADAIVETVWEPLLVLNGSFRVITANQPFYDKFQVSPLQTEQYSIFELGNGQWNIPQLRSQLEGIVASNAQFQDFEVEHEFEQIGRKVMQLKARKVPTSDNTQMILLAIDDITA; translated from the coding sequence ATGCCTTCCAAACGTTCCAAAAAATCTCAGCCAAACTCCTCGGAGGGGAAAGTTTCTGTAAACAATCCGCAGAATCCTCACGATAAATCATTTCCAGTGGTCGGGATTGGCGCTTCTGCTGGAGGATTAGACGCTTTTACACAATTGCTGAATCATTTACCGATCGATACCGGAATGGCATTTGTGATTATTCAACATATGCCAGCAGATCAAATTAGCGCTTTGAGTGAGATTTTGGCGCGATCAACTCAAATGCCTGTGCAGGAAGCGCAAGATGGCATGACGATCGCACCCGATCAGGTGTATGTGATTCCGCCAAATGCGAGTTTGACGATCGCTCAAGGCGTACTGAAACTGACACCGCGCCCGACCCAGAAGTCGGTGTTTATGTCGGTCGATGCGTTTTTGCTGTCGCTGGCTGAAGAGCGCGGCAATAAAGCGATCGCGGTGATTTTATCCGGGGCGGATTCGGATGGAACGCGGGGACTCGAAGCAGTGAAGGCAGCGGGCGGAATTACGTTTGCTCAGTGTCGGGAAACGGCACAAGTAGAGAGTATGCCGAATACCGCGATCGCGACCGGAGAAGTGGATTTTGAGTTGCCGCCAGAACAAATCGCTCAAAAGTTGGTAGAGATTAGCCACTGTTCCTATCTTGCGGACGAAATGCCTGTTGAATCTCAAGTGTCTCCGGTGGCTCCGGATGCTCAACAGGCGCTGACGGTGATTTTTAATCTGCTGAAACGCACGAGCGGGGTGGATTTTACGCACTATAAGCAAACGACGCTAAGTCGTCGGTTTCAGCGGCGAATGGTGTTATACAAGCTCGAACGGCTAGAAGATTATGCGGGGTATCTTCAGAGCAATCCGGCGGAAGTGATGGCGCTGTATCAAGATTGCTTGATTCATGTGACCAGTTTTTTCCGCGATGCTGACAGCTTTGAGATGTTGAAAACGCTGGTCTTTCCGGTGATCACGAAAGACAAATCGCCGGGGACTCCGCTGCGGGTTTGGGTGGCGGGATGTTCGACCGGGGAAGAAGCGTATTCGATCGCGATTTGTTTGCTAGAGTTTCTCGCGGATCAAGTGCCACGTGTGCCGATTCAGATTTATGCGACTGATATTAGTGAAAGCGCGATCGAACACGCTCGGAATGGGATTTATTCACCGAGTCAGGTAGCGGATGTTTCACCGGGACGGCTGCATCAATTTTTTGTGAAAGTCGAGGGCGGCTATCAAATTAGCAGGTCGGTGCGCGAACTCTGTGTGTTTGCTCGACAGAATTTGGTTGGCGATCCGCCGTTTTCTCGATTGGACTTAATTACCTGTCGCAATGTGTTGATTTATCTCGGCAATGCGTTGCAGAAAAAACTGCTTCCAGTTTTTCATTATGGACTGAGACCATCGGGCTTTTTGATGTTGGGCACGTCTGAAACGGTGGGAGACTTTATCGATCTATTTACTCTGCGCGATAAAAAGAACAAAATCTACTCCAAGAAAGCGACCTCGACTCGACCCGCGATCGAATTAACATCAAGCTCTTATGCTTCAAAGATAATCAATCCGCAACCGCTCGCGCCCGATCACTTCCCCAACGATCTAGAACTCCAGCGCGAAGCAGACCGAATTGTGTTGCATCAATACGCCCCTGCTGGCGTGGTGATCAATCAAGATTTGGAGATTTTGCAATTTCGGGGGCAGACGAGTCCGTATCTTGAACCCGCTCCGGGTCGTGCGAGTTTGAATTTGCTCAGAATGACAAAAGACCCTCTGCGGCGGGAGCTTCAGTCGATGATTCATCAAGCGAAACAGCAAAACCTGCCGATGAAGCGCGACGGCTTGCAGGTGAGAAACGGCGATCGATTCCGTCAAGTCACAATCCGGGTTACGCCGTTTCGAGTGAGAGACACGCAGGAGTGTTTTTTGGTGCTGTTTGAAGATGCGTCGATCGTCGAAGTTCCAGTCGTAGAAAGTCCGTCTCCGAATCGCAAGACTAGAGAAGCACAAGAAATTGCCCGACTGAAACAAGAACTTGCCACATCGAGAGAGCATTTGCAATCGATCATCGAAGAGCAGCAAGCGACCAATCAGGACTTGAGAGCGGCAAACGAAGAAATTTTGTCGAGCAATGAAGAACTACAAAGCGCCAACGAAGAACTCGAAACAGCAAAAGAAGAAATTCAGGCAACCAACGAAGAACTAAACACGGTAAACGATGAATTGCGCCGTCGCACTCAAGAAGCCACCCAAGTCAGCAACGATTTGCAAAACTTACTCAATAGCATTCACATTCCGATTTTGATGCTCGGTGCGGATCTGCAAATTCGGCAGTTTACGCCTGTGATGGAAGGCATTTTCAATCTGATTTCAACCGATATCGGGCGACCGTTGAGCGATATTACAAACAAGCTGAATGTTCCGAACTTAGAGCAGCAGATTTTAGAAGTGATTCGGACGCTGAATTTAAGAACGCAGGAAATTCAGGATCGAGATGGACATTGGTATCATTTGCGGATTCGTCCGTACCGCACGATCGATAATAAAATCGATGGAGCCGTTTTGGTGCTGATCGATATCGATGATCTCAAGCGCAGTAATGCTCAACTGATGGAAGCGCGAGATTATGCGGATGCGATCGTGGAAACCGTGTGGGAGCCGCTGCTTGTCTTAAATGGTAGTTTTCGTGTGATCACGGCAAATCAGCCGTTTTACGACAAGTTTCAAGTATCACCGCTACAAACCGAGCAATATTCGATTTTTGAATTAGGCAACGGGCAATGGAACATTCCGCAACTGCGATCGCAACTCGAAGGCATTGTCGCGAGTAATGCTCAGTTTCAAGATTTTGAAGTGGAGCATGAATTTGAGCAAATCGGACGCAAGGTGATGCAGCTTAAAGCTCGTAAAGTGCCAACCAGCGACAATACACAGATGATTTTATTAGCGATCGACGATATTACCGCATAG